The following proteins are co-located in the Sphaeramia orbicularis chromosome 24, fSphaOr1.1, whole genome shotgun sequence genome:
- the LOC115414920 gene encoding LOW QUALITY PROTEIN: tripartite motif-containing protein 16-like (The sequence of the model RefSeq protein was modified relative to this genomic sequence to represent the inferred CDS: deleted 2 bases in 1 codon), with product MEQKGVQLSQETLSCWICLDLLKDPVTIPCGHSYCGCIQTQWDGEDGKNLHSCPQCRHTFIPRPVLVKNTMLADLVEQLKKTGLGAAAADRCYAGAEDVVCDVCTGRKLKAVKSCMVCLVSYCHKHLQPHHESAAFKKHKLVDPLEKLQENVCSHHGEVMKMFCRSDGQCICYLCSVEEHKGHDTVSSAAERTERQKELEVSRQKIQQRIKDKQKDVKVLQQEAENISRCADEAAEKNRKILTELIRLMEERRSDVERQIRSKEETEVSRVKELEWKLEQEMTELRRKDAEMDKQTHTHQHNQLLLQYPSVSTLREDPDSSHVHVRPQSYFEDVTTAVSELREKLQLSLTEERTNMELSISQTQVLLEPEPQTRAGFLLEPEPQTRAGFLLEPEPQTRAGFLLEPEPQTRAGFLLEPEPQTRAGFLLEPEPQTRAGFLLEPEPQTRTGFLQYSCRITLDPNTVNEDLSLSEKNRRVTYMRQKQNCPDHPDRFSFWYQVLSRESLTGRCYWEVEWRGVMVWVAVAYKDIERKGPCNECQFGSNDKSWVLECTNNSFRHNSVWSSVPGPVSSRIGVYLDHTAGILSFYSVSETMTLIHRVQTTFTKPLYAGLWLLNVGSTAHFPKLH from the exons ATGGAGCAGAAAGGAGTGCAGCTGAGTCAGGAAACACTTTCCTGTTGGATCTGTTTGGATCTACTGAAGGATCCGGTGACTATTCCCTGTGGACACAGCTACTGTGG CTGTATTCAAACCCAGTGGGATGGAGAGGACGGGAAGAACCTCCACAGCTGCCCTCAGTGCAGACACACCTTCATACCCAGGCCTGTCCTGGTCAAAAACACCATGTTGGCAGATTTAgtggaacagctgaagaagactggacttggagctgctgctgctgatcgCTGCTACGCTGGAGCTGAAGATGTGGTCTGTGATGTGTGCACTGGGAGGAAACTGAAAGCTGTCAAGTCCTGTATGGTGTGTTTGGTCTCCTACTGCCACAAACACCTTCAGCCTCATCATGAATCTGCCGCCTTTAAGAAACACAAGCTGGTGGATCCGTTGGAGAAGCTCCAGGAGAACGTCTGCTCTCATCACGGTGaggtgatgaagatgttctgccGCAGTgatggtcagtgtatctgttatctgtgctctgtggaagaacataaaggccacgacacagtgtcatctgcagcagaaaggactgagaggcagaaggagctggaggtgagtcgacagaaaatccagcagagaatcaaagacaaacagaaagatgtGAAGGTGCTTCAACAGGAGGCGGAGAACATCAGTCGCTGCGCTGATGAAGCAGCGGAGAAGAACCGCAAGATCCTGACCGAGCTGATCCGACTGATGGAGGAAAGAAGGAGCGATGTGGAGCGGCAGATCAGATCCAAGGAGGAAACTGAAGTGAGTCGAGTCAAAGAGCTGGAGTGGAAGCTGGAGCAGGAGATGactgagctgaggaggaaagaCGCTGAGATGGAcaaacag acacacacacaccagcacaacCAGCTTTTACTCCAGTATCCATCAGTGTCCACACTCAGAGAAGATCCAGACTCATCCCACGTCCACGTCCGTCCTCAGAGTTACTTTGAGGATGTGACCACAGCTGTGTCAGAGCTCAGAGAGAAACTCCAGCTCAGTCTGACAGAAGAACGGACCAACATGGAACTGAGCATCAGTCAAACACAGGTtctactagaaccagaaccacagaccagagcaggattcttactagaaccagaaccacagaccagagcaggattcttactagaaccagaaccacagaccagagcaggattcttactagaaccagaacctcagaccagagcaggattcttactagaaccagaaccacagaccagagcaggattcttactagaaccagaaccacagaccagagcAGGATTCTTACTAGAACCAGAACCTCAGACCAGAACAGGATTCTTACAGTATTCATGTCGAATcacactggatccaaacacagtgaaTGAAGATCTGTCACTGTCTGAGAAGAATAGAAGAGTAACATATATGAGACAAAAACAGAACTGTCCTGATCATCCAGACAGATTCAGTTTCTGGTATCAGGTCCTGAGCAGAGAGAGTCTGACTGGtcgatgttactgggaggtggagtggagGGGGGTGATGGTTTGGGTCGCAGTCGCATATAAGGATATTGAGAGAAAAGGACCCTGTAATGAATGTCAGTTTGGATCAAATGACAAgtcttgggttttagaatgtaccAATAACTCTTTTCGTCATAATAGTGTCTGGTCTTCTGTCCCAGGTCCAGTTTCCTCCAGAATCGGAGTCTACCTggatcacacagcaggtattctgtccttctacagcgtctctgaaaccatgactctgatccacagagtccagaccacattcACTAAACCTCTGTACGCTGGACTTTGGCTTTTGAATGTTGGATCCACTGCCCACTTTCCTAAACTCCATTAA